The nucleotide window ATGCTGCTGCCGCACGGCTACGAAGGCCAGGGTCCGGAACACTCGTCCGCCCGCCCTGAGCGCTTCCTGCAGCTGTGCGCAGAGAACAACATGCAGGTGGTGCAGCCGACCACGGCCGCGCAGATCTTCCACCTGCTGCGCCGCCAGATGGTGCGCCAGTTCCGCAAGCCGCTGGTCGTGATGACCCCGAAATCGCTGCTGCGCAACAAGGATGCCGGTTCGCCGCTGTCCGACCTGGCCAAGGGTGCGTTCCAGACCGTGATCGGCGAGACCGACGACAAGATCGATGCGAAGAAGGTCAAGCGCGTGATCGCCTGCTCCGGCAAGGTGTATTACGACCTGGCCAATGCCCGCAAGACCCGCGGCCAGACCGATACGGCCATCATCCGTGTCGAACAGCTGTACCCGTTCCCGCACAAGGCGTTCGCCGCCGAACTGAAGAAGTTCCCGGCACTGACCGAAGTGGTGTGGGCGCAGGACGAGCCGCAGAACCAGGGTCCATGGTTCCAGATCCAGCACAACATCTTCGAGTCCATGGAAGCGGGCCAGCGCCTGGCGTACGCCGGCCGCCCAGCCTCCGCGTCGCCGGCTGTCGGCTACTACGACAAGCACTACGCCCAGCAGAAAGAACTGCTGGAAACGGCGTTCTCGAAGCTGAAGGGCTTCATCCTGACCAAGTAAGCACAGTACGCCGCGCGGCCCTTCGAGGGCCGCGCGGCAGCAACGCATCTATCGAATTCACGGAGTAACAACAACATGGCACAAATCGAAGTCAAAGTTCCTCAGCTGTCGGAATCCGTCGCCGAAGCGACCCTGCTGGCCTGGCACAAGCGCGTCGGCGACACCGTTGCACGCGATGAAAACCTGATCGACATCGAAACCGACAAAGTGGTCCTGGAACTGCCGGCACCAAGCGCCGGCGTGATCGTGCAGATCATTCAGAACGACGGCGCCACCGTGGTGGCCGACCAAGTGATCGCCATCATCGACACCGAAGCCACTGCCAAGGTATCGCCGATCCCTGTTTCCGCCGCACCGGTCGCCGCCGAAGCCGCACCGACCCCGGCGCCCGCCGCAGCCGCTGCGCCCGCCACCGGTGGCGCGAAAGGCGACGTGGCCATGCCGGCCGCCGCCAAGATCCTGTCCGAAAAAGGCCTGTCCGCGACCGACGTGTCCGGCTCCGGCAAGGATGGCCGCGTGACCAAGGGCGATGCCCTGGCCGCTTCCGCCAAGCCTGCCGCCGCGCCGGCACCGGCCGCCGCGCCAGCCGCCGCCAAGCCCGCGCTGCAGAAGATCGCCGCACCGGTCAGCCTGAACCTGGGCGACCGTCCGGAAGAGCGCGTGCCGATGAGCCGCCTGCGCGCCCGTATCGCCGAGCGCCTGGTCGAATCGCAATCCACCAACGCCATCCTGACCACCTTCAACGAGGTGAACATGAAGCCGGTGATGGACCTGCGCAACAAGTACAAGGACAAGTTCGAGAAAGAGCACGGCGTCAAGCTGGGCTTCATGTCGTTCTTCGTCAAGGCCGCCGTGGCCGCCCTGAAGAAGTACCCGATCCTGAACGCTTCGGTCGACGGTAACGACATCGTCTACCACGGCTACTTCGACATCGGTATCGCCGTCGGCTCGCCGCGCGGCCTGGTGGTGCCGATCCTGCGCAACGCCGACCAGATGACGATCGCCGAGATCGAGAAGAAGATCGGCGAATTCGGCCAGAAAGCCAAGGAAGGCAAGCTGACGCTGGACGACCTGACCGGCGGCACGTTCTCGATCTCGAACGGCGGTACCTTCGGCTCCATGCTGTCGACCCCGATCATCAACCCGCCGCAGTCGGCGATCCTGGGCGTGCACGCGACCAAGGACCGCGCCGTGGTGGAGGATGGCCAGATCGTGATCCGCCCGATGAACTACCTGGCGATGTCGTACGACCACCGTATCATCGACGGCCGCGAAGCCGTGCTGGGCCTGGTGGCGATGAAGGAAGCGCTGGAAGATCCGGCGCGCCTGCTGCTGGACCTGTAATCGGTATCGAAGAGTAGGTAAATCACCGGCGTCCGTTCGGCCTCGCGGCTGGACGGAGCCGGTGTCGGACACCTTCAGGTGTCGGACACCGGTTTTCATGCCGACGCTAACGAGGCATTGGCAAAACCGGAGGCAGTCCCCAGGTACCCGGGGGCAGGCCCCGAGACCTCGGCAGCCAACGTCGCACCTTGGGAGCCGACAATGACCATCTCCGACGAAATCCGCCGCCTGCACGAACTCCACCAGGCCGGTGCGCTGACCGACGCGGAATTCGCGCGTGCCAAGGAACGGCTGCTGGACGGCGCGCCCGGCCAGCCGGCCGGCGACGGCGACCTGGCCAGCGAGTTTTCCAGGCTGCGGCGCTCGCGCGTCAACCGCTGGCTGGGCGGCGTGTGCGGCGGGCTGGGACGCGCTTCCGGTGTCGATGCATGGATCTGGCGCCTCGTGTTCGTGCTGTTCACGATCTCGTTCGGCTTCGGGCTGGTGATTTACATTCTGTTGTGGATATTCGTCCCGGAGGAAGAACCTCTTCCCGGCGGCGACATAATTGGAAAATGACATGAGTACTAAACAATTCGACGTAGTGGTGATCGGTGCCGGCCCCGGCGGCTATATCGCGGCAATCCGCGCGGCGCAGCTGGGCTTTTCGGTGGCATGTATCGATGAATGGGCCAATGAAAAAGGCGGCCCGGCACCGGGCGGCACCTGCACCAACGTCGGCTGCATTCCGTCCAAGGCACTGCTGCAATCGTCCGAGCACTTCGAGCATGCCGGCCACGCGTTCAAGGAGCACGGCATCGAAGTGTCCGGCCTGGCGCTGAACCTGGGCCAGATGCTCAAGCGCAAGAACGGCGTCGTGAAGCAGAACAACGACGGCATCCTGTACCTGTTCAAGAAAAACAAGGTGACCTTCTTCCACGGCCGCGGCGCATTCGGCGGCGCAGCCGGTGCCGAGGGCTATCCGATCGAGATCTCCGGCCCGACTACCGAGACCATCACCGGCAAGCAGGTGATCGTGGCGACCGGTTCCAACGCGCGCGCACTGCCGGGCGCACCGTTCGATGAAAAGCTGATCCTGTCGAACACGGGCGCGCTGGCCATCGAGGAAGTGCCGGCCAAGCTGGGCGTGATCGGCGCCGGCGTGATCGGCCTGGAAATGGGTTCCGTGTGGCGCCGCCTGGGTTCCGACGTGACCGTGCTGGAAGGCCTGCCGACCTTCCTGGGCGCCGTGGACGAGCAGATCGCCAAGGAAGCGCACAAGATGTTCACCAAGCAGGGCCTGAAGATCAGCCTGGGCGTGAAGGTGGACTCCGTGACCGCGGGCGAGAACAACGTGACCGTGAAGTACGCGGACGCGTCGGGCGCCGCCCAGGAAGCCATGTTCGACAAGCTGATCGTCTCGATCGGCCGTACCCCGAACACGAATGGCCTGGCTGCCGACAAGGCCGGCCTGGCGCTGGACGAACGCGGCTTCATCGCCGTGGACGACGAGTGCAAGACCAACCTGCCGAACGTATGGGCGATCGGCGACGTGGTGCGTGGCCCGATGCTGGCGCACAAGGCGGAAGAAGAGGGCGTTGCCGTGGCCGAGCGTATCGCCGGCCAGCATGGCCACACCAACTTCGACACGATTCCATGGGTGATCTACACGTCGCCTGAAATCGCGTGGGTCGGCAAGACCGAGCAGCAGCTGAAGGCGGCCGGCACCGCGTACAAGGCCGGTACCTTCCCGTTCCTGGCCAACGGCCGCGCGCGCGCACTGGGCGATACCTCGGGCATGGTGAAGTTCCTGGCCGATGCAACCACCGACGAGATCCTGGGCGTGCACATCGTGGGCCCGATGGCGTCCGAGCTGATTTCCGAAGCCGTGGTGGCGATGGAGTTCAAGGCTTCGGCCGAGGACATCGCCCGTATCTGCCACGCGCACCCGTCGCTGTCGGAAGCCACCAAGGAAGCGGCACTGGCCGTCGACAAGCGCACGCTGAACTTCTAAGCCTGTCTTAGATATCCTCCGGGCCGGCCGTGCTGGGTCGTTGATCGACCCACCACTGTCGGCCCGGTGTTTTTGTACGAACCGAATCTGTCATGAACGTCCTCGAGTTTTACCAGCACGCGCTGGAACAGCGCAACTTCAAGCCCGATGAAGCCCAGCGCCGCGCCGTGGAACGGCTGCAGCAATGCTACGACGAATGGGTGGAATACAAGGCGCAGCGCTCGAACAGCTTCAAGCGCCTGATCAACCGTCCCGACGTGCCGCGCGGCGTGTACATGTGGGGCGGCGTGGGCCGCGGCAAATCGTTCCTGATGGATTCGTTCTATTCGGTGGTGCCGGTGGTGCGCAAGACGCGCCTGCACTTCCATGAATTCATGCGCGCCGTGCACATCCAGCTCGACGAGCTGATGGGTATCGCCGACCCGCTCGACGAGGTGGCGAAACGGATCGCGAAAAAGTACCGGCTGATCTGCTTCGACGAATTCCACGTCTCCGACGTGGCCGATGCGATGATCCTGTACAACCTGATGAAGGCGCTGTACGACAATGGCGTGTCGTTCATCATGACCTCGAACTACGAGCCGTCGACCCTGTACCCGGACGGCCTGCACCGCGACCGCATCCTGCCCACCATCGCGCTGCTGAAGGATCGCATGGACGTGATGAACGTCGATGCCGGCGTGGACTACCGCGGGCGCGCGCTGGAACAGGTGCAGGCGTACTACATGCCGCTGAACGCGGCCACCGATGCCAAGCTGCGCGAGGCGTTCACCAGGCTGGCCGATACGCAGGAAGAAGATTCGCACGTGTCGGTCGAGGGGCGCGAACTGCATGCGCTGCGCCGCGCCGGTACCGTGATCTGGTTCGATTTCCAGACGCTGTGCGGCGGCCCCCGCTCGCAGAACGACTACCTGGAGATCGCCAGCCGGTTCCATACCGTGATATTGTCCGGTGTGCCGATGATGTCGGCCGGCCAGTCGTCCGAAGCGCGCCGCTTCACCTGGCTGATCGACGTGTTCTATGACCAGGGCGTGAAGCTGATCATGTCCGCCGAGGTGGAGCCGGAAGAGCTGTACACCTCGGGCATGCTGGCCAACGAATTCCACCGCACCGTGTCGCGCATCGTCGAGATGCAGTCGCGCGAGTACATGGAAAAGGCGCAGCGTGGCGGTGCCGCGGCACTGACCTGACCTGCAGCGGGAATCTACGGATCGAAATGATGGCAATGCACTTGAAAGCTTGGATGTGGATGGGCGGCCTGTTGCTGGCCGGTGGCGCGCTGGCGCAGGCGGATGCGCCGACACAGGTACGGTCGGTCGAGCAGGCCGATGCGATCCTGGCGGAGGTGGCCAGGGAGCGCGCCGCGGCGGAGGCAAGCTACGCCGAGAGCGAGCAGGTGTGCTACACCAAATTCTTCGTCAATAACTGCCTGGACAAGGCCAAGGAACAGCGCCGCGAGCGGCTGGCCGACCTGCGCACGCGCGAGATCGACGCGAACTATTTCAAGCGCAAGAGCGCCGTCGAGTTGCGCGACCGTGAACTGCACGACCGCAACGAGCGCGACGCCGCCGAGGAAGCTTCACGCGCCGCCAACCCGCCGGCCCCGCATGCCGACCCTGCCGACAAGCCCCGTCCGCAACCGGCCGGCAAGCTTCCCGCCCAGCGGCAGGCCGAGCACGCCGCCCGCGAAAAGCAGCGTGCCACGGAAGCGGCGGCCGAAGCGGGCGAGCGCGCCCGCAAGGTCGAGGCATACGAGCAAAAGCAGGTCGACGCCGCCGAGCGCCAGAAGCGCGTCGCCGAAAAGCAGGCCGAACGCGCCGCCAAGCGCGCCAAGCGCGAAGCCGACGAAGCCGCGAAGAAGGCGGCCGAAGCGGAGCGGGCAAAGCAGAACGCGCAGGGCAGGTAAGCCCCTGTCGTACACCAGGGAGCCGGCAGCGATGCCGGCTTTTTTTTTGCCGGCATGTTTCCATCAACCGGGGTCAGACCCCGATTTTTGGAAATTTTGTGTCACGCATCCTTAAAGAAGGTTAATTCCTGGGGCGTCGCTGTCTTCGAGCTGCACGGGGCAGTGTGCGCCGATCGCTGCTGGCAAGGCCCGGATGTTTCCTGAAACCGGGGTCTGACCCCGGTTGCAGGAAACTTTTGCTCACAGCAAAGCCAGCGTGACGCCGATGTTGCCGCGCGTGGCTTTCGAGTACGGGCAATTCGCGTGGGCATTGTCGACGATGGCCTGGGCGGTGTCGCGTGGCAGGCCGGGCAGGCTGATGGACAGCCGCGCCTGCAGGAAGTAGCCGCCGGTGCCCGTGCCGAGGTCCACCTCGGCGTGTACGCCTGTGTCCTTCGGCAGCGCCACTTTCAGCTGGGCCGCGGCAAGTCCCATGGCGCCGATGAAGCAGGCGGACCAGCCGGCGGCGAACAGCTGCTCGGGGTTGGTGCCGTTGCCGGCGGCGCCGGGCGGCGCGAGGAGGATGTCGAGGCGGCCGTCGTCGCTGCGGGCGGTGCCGTTGCGCCCCCCGGTAGTGGTGGTTCGGCCGGTGTACAGGACTTTGTCGATCTGGCTCATGGTGTCTTTCTTTCCTTGTCCGGCGTGAGAGGATGGGCAGCGCGGCCGGTATCGCGGCTACCCGCGAACGGTCAGGGCTTCTCGGCCAGCAACGCGCGGATGGTGGCTTCGGTCCTGGCGTAGGCGCCTTCGCCGAAGTGCGTGTAGACCACTTGCCCTTTCTTGTCGATCAGGTAGACGGCCGGCCAGTACTGGTTGCTGTAGGCATTCCAGGTGGCGTAGCGGTTGTCCTGCGCGACCGGGTAGGTGATGTCGAAGCGGCCGATGGCTTTCTTCACGTTGCTGGCGCTGCGCTCGAACGGGAACTCGGGCGTGTGCACGCCGACCACGACGAGCCCCTGGTCCTTGTACTTGCGGTGCCATTCCGTGACGTGCGGCAGCGTGCGGATGCAGTTGATGCAGGTGTAGGTCCAGAAATCGACCAGCACCACCTTGCCGCGCAACTGCTGCATCGTCAGCGGCGCGCTGTTGTGCCATTGCTCGATGCCGGCGAAGTCGGGCGCCTTCGCGGGTGCGGAGGCGGGAAGGGGCGCGGCGGCCGCGCTGGTGCCGGGCAGGGCGATGGCGAGGGTGGCCGCGAGGGCCGCGGCGACGCCGGCGTTGACGAAGTTGACGATGGTACGCATGTTCAGGGTCCTTTCAGCTCAGAAGAAATCGGGGAAGTAGTCGGCGGCCTTGGCATAGATCAGCACGTCGTATTGCAGGTACATGGCCAGCGCGGTGGCGACGATCAGCACGCCGAACACCTGCTGCAGCCGGGCGCTGTGGCGGGCCAGCAGGCGCACCCGCCCGGTGACGGCCTGGCCGCCCAGCAGGATCGCCAGCATCGGCACGGCGGCGCCGACCGCGTACAGGAACAGCAGCCAGGCCGAGCGCGCGATATCCTGCGCGCCAGCCACCAGCACCAGGATCGAGGCCAGCACGGGGCCGGCGCACGGTGTCCACACCGCGCCCAGCGAGGCGCCCAGCAGGAAGCCACCGCTGGCCGAGTCCCGGAATGACGGCAGGGGGAACGCGGGCAGCTTCGCCATCAGCCAGTCGTACGGCCTGCTCCAGATGCGCAGCAGGCCGAAGCCGCCGAGCAGCAGCAGGGAGGCGTTGCGCAGCGTTTCCTGGGCCACGTGCACAGCGCTCGACGCCGCGCCCAGCAGCAGGCCGAACGCGGTGAAGGTGACGATGAAGCCGGCCATCGTCATGAAGGGCCGGTTGCGGCCCGATGCCCCGGCGGCGCTGCCGAACAGGATCGGCAGCACGGGCAGGATGCAGGGCGAGGCGACGGTGAATACGCCGGCGGCCAGGGCCAGCGGTGCTTCGAGGTGGTTCATGGCGGATTTCCAGTGAGTGGCGATGGGTCCATTGGACCGCCGCCACGTATCCGCGATGTGTCGCGCGACGGGGAGAAGTGAAACGCCACATGTCCGCAAGCGGGCCGGATACATTGGCATACAAAGGCCGCTTCCCGGTCGGCTATAAAGCAGCCATGGAGGCTGCACATGACGAAACGAATGAAGCCGGCCGCGGGGCCGGTCGCGCGGTTCAGGCGCCTGTTGGCGGCCCTGCTGTTTGCCGGCGCGGGCATCGCCGGCGAGCTGCATTACCCGGGACCCTGTCCTTTGGTGACAGTACAAGTGAAACGCCGTTTGCTAAGATGATGCGATGAACGATTCCGACCATGTATTGATCGTCGATGACGACCGCGGTATCCGCGAACTGCTTGCCACCTACCTGGAAAAGGAAGGCATGCGAACGACGGCGGCGGCGAACGGCCGCCAGATGCGCGCCGCGCTGGAAGCCGCCACGCCGGACCTGATCGTGCTGGACCTGATGCTGCCGGGCGAGGATGGCCTGGCGCTGTGCCGCGAGCTGCGCGCCGGCAAGCACCGCAACGTGCCCGTGCTGATGCTGACCGCGCGCGGCGACGAGGTGGACCGCATCATCGGCCTGGAGATGGGCGCCGACGACTACCTTGCCAAGCCGTTCGGCGTGCGCGAGCTGCTGGCCCGCATCCGCGCGGTGCTGCGCCGCACGCGCATGCTGCCGCCGAACATCCAGGTGACGGAAAGCGCGCAGATGCTGGGCTTCGGCGAATGGCGGCTCGACACCACGCACCGGCACCTGCTCGACGAGCAGGGCACGATGGTGGCGCTGTCCGGCGCCGAGTACCGGCTGCTGCGGGTGTTCCTCGACCATCCGCAGCGCGTGCTGACGCGCGACCAGCTGATGAACCTCACGCAGGGCAAGAACGCGGACATCTACGACCGCTCGATCGACCTGCTGGTGAGCCGCCTGCGCCAGCGCCTGGGCGACGGCGCGCGCGAACCGCGCTACATCAAGACGCTGCGCAACGAGGGCTATGTGTTCTCGTCCGCCGTGACGCTGCTGGCGGACCCGCCGTGACCTTCCCGGTCCCGCGCAGCCTGTTCGCGCGCATCACGCTGATCCTGTGCCTGGGCCTGGCCGCGGCGCAGGGGCTGTCGAGCTGGCTGACGATGATGGAGCGTGACCGCGCCACCCTGGACATCATGACCGGCTATGTGGAGCGGGAAGTGGTGACGTCGGTGGCGCTGCTCGACCACCTGCCGGGGGCCGAGCGGGAACGCTGGCTGCCGCAGCTCGCGCGGCGCAGCTACCGCTTCATCCTCGGGCCCGGCATTACCGGCGTGACGCCGGATGCGGAACTGTCGCAACGCTTCGCAACCGCGATCACGGACGGCATCGGCAAGCGCTATGCGCTCACCGTGAATGCGGTGCCGGGCGATGCCGAACGTTTCCAGGTGCACCTGGCACTGTCGGACGGCATGCCGCTGACGATCGACATGCGGCCGATGGCCGGCGCGCCGCTGTCCGGCTGGCTGCCCGCGCTGCTGGCGATGCAGCTGATCCTGCTGGGCTTGTGCTGCTGGTTCGCGGTGCGCCTGGCGACGCGCCCCTTGCACCAGCTGGCGCAGGCCGCCGACGGGCTGGGGCCCGAGCTGCAGGCCACCCGGCTGCCGGAAGACGGGCCGTCCGAGGTGGCGCGCGCGGCACGCGCGTTCAATGCGATGCAGGAGCGCATCGCGCTGTACGTGGCCGAACGGATCCGCATCCTCGCGGCGATCTCGCATGACCTGCAGACGCCGATCACGCGGATGCGGATGCGCGTGGACATGATGGACGACAGCGCGGACCAGGACCGCTTGCGGCAGGACTTGCGCGAGCTGGAAACGCTGGTGAAGGAAGGCATCGCCTACGCGAAGACACTGCACGGCGCGCAGGAAGAAGCATGCCGGATCGACCCGGATGCGCTGATCGACAGCCTGGTGTGCGACTACATCGATGCCGGGCAGGCGGTGACCCTGCGCGGCACGATCGGCATGCCGCTCGTCACGAAGCCGCAGGCGTTGAAGCGCATCCTGGGCAACCTCGTCGACAACGCGTTGAAATTCGGCGGCGCGGCCGAGGTGGAAGTGGCCCGCGCCGACGGCGGCCGGGTGGCGATCGGCGTGCTGGACCGCGGGCCCGGCATTCCGGAGGAAGAACTGGCGGCGGTGTTCGAGCCCTTCGTGCGTCTGGAAACGTCGCGCAACCGCGATACCGGCGGCACCGGGCTCGGCTTGTCGATCGTGCGGCAGCTGGCCACCACGCTGGGCGCCGAGATCGTGTTGCGGAACCGCGAAGGAGGCGGGCTGCTAGCGCTGGTCTTGTTGAGCGATCTCGGCCCGGCCTGAAGGTGTCCGCGGCTGGCAACCGGCGTGGATGCCCTTACAGCATGAGCCCGCAGGCGACGTGGCAAGTGCGCCGGCAGGGTCCGTCAGCCTCGTCGATCGTGTCGTCACAACACTCGTGGCAGGATTCCTCGTCGTCGGATTCCGCCATGCACGGGTCGGCACAGCGCCGCTGCCGGTCGTCAGGCGCGGGTTCGGGCGGACGGGGCTCCGGCTCCGGGCTGTCCGGCCAGCTGACCTGGAAGTGCAGCACGCCGCGCGTTGGGTGCACCCACCTTTCCCAGTGGCGCGCACCCATGAAGTGATCGGGACCGCAAAACACGAATCCGGCGGCACGCAGCTGCTCGCGGGACCGGTTGCGGATATTGTCCCAGCCATACAGGGGCTCGCGCATCCTGCACACCTCGGCCGGGGACATTTCCTGCCGGTCGATGCGGCGCGCCTGCGTGGATGCGGCACCCGCGTGGCCGTGGCCCTGCTGCACCACGTGGGCCAGTTCGTGCGCCAGCAGGTGCGCGCCGCGGCTGCTGGCGGGGCCGTATTCGCCGGGCGCGAACACGATATGGCTGCCGAAGGTGTAGGCGCGGGCCTGCACCGCGTGCGCGGCGACCGAGCCGGTATGCAGGCGGACACCGCTGAAGTCCTGCCCGAAGCGGGGCTCGTAGAAAGCGCGCAGTTCGCGCGGCAGCGGTGCGCCGCCGCTGCTTGCTTCCGCTTCCGCGACGGTGGCGGCTTCCCGTTCGATCCCGGCACTGCCGGCCGTGCCCGTCGCGCCGATCGCGCCGGGGCTGGCGCCGCCGGGCGAGCGCATCACGTGGTCCGCCATGCGGTCCGCTTCGTGTTCGCTGGCATCGCCAGCCGAGCTGACGCTGGCCTTGCGCTGCAGCGGGATCCCGGCACAGCGGGGACAGCTGCCGCCGCAAGCGCAGGCATCGGCCGAGCGGGACGGGGCATGCGTGCCGTGTGAAGCGGCGGCCGGCATGGCGTGCATGCCAGCCGGTGCATGGCGTCTGGTCGACTCGGCGGTGCGGAGGAACATGATGTGTCTCCCGCGCAACGGCGAGGCGCTGTCGCGGCCCGCTTCGTTGCGCTTCCCTCATTCTAGACGCTGGGGAGCGCAGGGGAAGGTCACGCCACCAGTTTCAGGATCGCCATCGTGCAGTTGTCGCCGTTGCCGCCGGCGCGCTCGCTCACCTTGCCGACCAGCAGCTCGGCGGCCTGGCGCGGCGTGCGGCGCGACACGGCGGCGGCCAGTTCGCCATCGGCGAACCAGGGCCACAGGCCGTCCGTGCACAGCAGGAAGCCGTCGCCGGCTTGCAGGTCCCGGCGCGCACCCAGCGACACGAACGGTGCCTTGAATCGGTTGCCCAGCACATTGTTCAGCAGGCGCGAGCCGCGATGCCGGCGCGCGGCGGCTTCGGACAGGCCATCCGTGGCGACCAGGTGGTCGATGTAGGCGGCGTCGCCCGTTTTTTCGGCGGGCGCGCCGTTGGCGAAACGATACAGCCGGGTGTCTCCTACCGTGGCCCAGACCGCCTGGCGATCCGGTGTCAGGACCAGCAGCGCCATCGTCGACTGGGCATCGGCGGCCTCCGGCAGCGGATTCATCAGCAATACCTCGTGCGTTTCCTGGGCGATGGCGCGCAACAGCTGGCCGATCCGGTCGATGCCGGACGTGTCGCCGCGGAACTCGTCGAACAGCTGTTTGCTCGTATGCAGCAGTTGCTCGGCGCCGGCGCCATTCGCGGCACCGCCGTCGCCGACCACGGCCATGACATAGCCGGGTGCCTGGGCGGCGGTGAACAGGGCGGCGCGGTCATGCTGGTAAGGGCGGTGGCCCAGGTGCTGGGCGGTGCCGGCTTCGAGTTTGTAAGTGCTCATGATGGCGGGAATCATGCTCCCTGCTTCTTTCCAATGCTTATGTGGGTTAAACTATGCACCGGTAAGCAATTTGATGGCAAGCAATTGTTGCCACACGGATTGTTGCAATATTGGCAGGTGACGTCGTAAGCCCCGGCCCCACACTGGTAGCGAATTCCCCATGAAGAACGAAGAAGAGATTCAGCGCCGCATCGTCGAGCTGGACGTCGAACATCGCGACCTGGATGCGGTGATCGAAATGCTGACGCGCGACGGCCATCACGACCAGCTGCAGCTGCGTCGTTTGAAGAAGCGCAAGCTGCAACTGAAAGATTACATCACGCTGTTGAAGATGCAGCTGGTGCCCGACGTACCCGCCTGATTTCCCAGATTCCACGCAATAGCCGGACAACAAGCACAGTGACTGACCACGACCAGACGCCAGCCGTCCCCGACGGCAATGGCGACGCATCCACTTCCGCCGCCGTTTCCGCGGACGCTCCCGGCAAATACGATGCCGAGGTGGAGCGGCTGTTCGGCGTCGGCGGCCCGCTGGGCCCGGCGGTCGGCGGTTTTCGTCCCCGCAAATCGCAAACCGAAATGGCCAAGGCCATCGCGCAAGCCATTTCCGAACAGCAGACCCTGATCGCCGAGGCGGGTACCGGCACGGGCAAGACGTTCGCCTACCTGGTGCCGGCGCTGATGTGGGGCGGCAAGACGATCGTCTCGACCGGGACCAAGAACCTGCAGGACCAGCTGTTCCAGCGCGATATTCCCACCGTGCGCGCGGCGCTGAAGGCGCCCGTGTCGGTGGCGCTGCTGAAGGGGCGCGGCAACTACCTGTGCCACTACCACCTGGAGCGCACGCTGGCCAATGGCCGGATGACGTCGCGCGAGGATGTCGGCTACCTGCGCGAAATCTCGCGCTTCCTGAAGATGACGCAGACCGG belongs to Pseudoduganella albidiflava and includes:
- the lpdA gene encoding dihydrolipoyl dehydrogenase, encoding MSTKQFDVVVIGAGPGGYIAAIRAAQLGFSVACIDEWANEKGGPAPGGTCTNVGCIPSKALLQSSEHFEHAGHAFKEHGIEVSGLALNLGQMLKRKNGVVKQNNDGILYLFKKNKVTFFHGRGAFGGAAGAEGYPIEISGPTTETITGKQVIVATGSNARALPGAPFDEKLILSNTGALAIEEVPAKLGVIGAGVIGLEMGSVWRRLGSDVTVLEGLPTFLGAVDEQIAKEAHKMFTKQGLKISLGVKVDSVTAGENNVTVKYADASGAAQEAMFDKLIVSIGRTPNTNGLAADKAGLALDERGFIAVDDECKTNLPNVWAIGDVVRGPMLAHKAEEEGVAVAERIAGQHGHTNFDTIPWVIYTSPEIAWVGKTEQQLKAAGTAYKAGTFPFLANGRARALGDTSGMVKFLADATTDEILGVHIVGPMASELISEAVVAMEFKASAEDIARICHAHPSLSEATKEAALAVDKRTLNF
- a CDS encoding PspC domain-containing protein, whose product is MTISDEIRRLHELHQAGALTDAEFARAKERLLDGAPGQPAGDGDLASEFSRLRRSRVNRWLGGVCGGLGRASGVDAWIWRLVFVLFTISFGFGLVIYILLWIFVPEEEPLPGGDIIGK
- the odhB gene encoding 2-oxoglutarate dehydrogenase complex dihydrolipoyllysine-residue succinyltransferase; amino-acid sequence: MAQIEVKVPQLSESVAEATLLAWHKRVGDTVARDENLIDIETDKVVLELPAPSAGVIVQIIQNDGATVVADQVIAIIDTEATAKVSPIPVSAAPVAAEAAPTPAPAAAAAPATGGAKGDVAMPAAAKILSEKGLSATDVSGSGKDGRVTKGDALAASAKPAAAPAPAAAPAAAKPALQKIAAPVSLNLGDRPEERVPMSRLRARIAERLVESQSTNAILTTFNEVNMKPVMDLRNKYKDKFEKEHGVKLGFMSFFVKAAVAALKKYPILNASVDGNDIVYHGYFDIGIAVGSPRGLVVPILRNADQMTIAEIEKKIGEFGQKAKEGKLTLDDLTGGTFSISNGGTFGSMLSTPIINPPQSAILGVHATKDRAVVEDGQIVIRPMNYLAMSYDHRIIDGREAVLGLVAMKEALEDPARLLLDL
- the zapE gene encoding cell division protein ZapE, with protein sequence MNVLEFYQHALEQRNFKPDEAQRRAVERLQQCYDEWVEYKAQRSNSFKRLINRPDVPRGVYMWGGVGRGKSFLMDSFYSVVPVVRKTRLHFHEFMRAVHIQLDELMGIADPLDEVAKRIAKKYRLICFDEFHVSDVADAMILYNLMKALYDNGVSFIMTSNYEPSTLYPDGLHRDRILPTIALLKDRMDVMNVDAGVDYRGRALEQVQAYYMPLNAATDAKLREAFTRLADTQEEDSHVSVEGRELHALRRAGTVIWFDFQTLCGGPRSQNDYLEIASRFHTVILSGVPMMSAGQSSEARRFTWLIDVFYDQGVKLIMSAEVEPEELYTSGMLANEFHRTVSRIVEMQSREYMEKAQRGGAAALT
- a CDS encoding cytochrome c biogenesis CcdA family protein, which gives rise to MNHLEAPLALAAGVFTVASPCILPVLPILFGSAAGASGRNRPFMTMAGFIVTFTAFGLLLGAASSAVHVAQETLRNASLLLLGGFGLLRIWSRPYDWLMAKLPAFPLPSFRDSASGGFLLGASLGAVWTPCAGPVLASILVLVAGAQDIARSAWLLFLYAVGAAVPMLAILLGGQAVTGRVRLLARHSARLQQVFGVLIVATALAMYLQYDVLIYAKAADYFPDFF
- a CDS encoding organic hydroperoxide resistance protein, whose amino-acid sequence is MSQIDKVLYTGRTTTTGGRNGTARSDDGRLDILLAPPGAAGNGTNPEQLFAAGWSACFIGAMGLAAAQLKVALPKDTGVHAEVDLGTGTGGYFLQARLSISLPGLPRDTAQAIVDNAHANCPYSKATRGNIGVTLALL
- a CDS encoding thioredoxin family protein, coding for MRTIVNFVNAGVAAALAATLAIALPGTSAAAAPLPASAPAKAPDFAGIEQWHNSAPLTMQQLRGKVVLVDFWTYTCINCIRTLPHVTEWHRKYKDQGLVVVGVHTPEFPFERSASNVKKAIGRFDITYPVAQDNRYATWNAYSNQYWPAVYLIDKKGQVVYTHFGEGAYARTEATIRALLAEKP
- a CDS encoding response regulator; the protein is MNDSDHVLIVDDDRGIRELLATYLEKEGMRTTAAANGRQMRAALEAATPDLIVLDLMLPGEDGLALCRELRAGKHRNVPVLMLTARGDEVDRIIGLEMGADDYLAKPFGVRELLARIRAVLRRTRMLPPNIQVTESAQMLGFGEWRLDTTHRHLLDEQGTMVALSGAEYRLLRVFLDHPQRVLTRDQLMNLTQGKNADIYDRSIDLLVSRLRQRLGDGAREPRYIKTLRNEGYVFSSAVTLLADPP